The nucleotide sequence CGCCCGTACCCTTTCACTTCGCTGACCGTCATACCGGTAATACCGATCTCAGCCAGGGCATCTTTCACATCCTCAAGCTTGAACGGCTTGATGATCGCTTCTACTTTTTTCATTCTGACAATCCTTTTTGTGCTTTGTATTGTAACACTGTTCGGAAGCCGAAGCCCCCGAGCCGTTCAATTAGAGGTTGAATCCGCGTTCGCCGTGGATGGACTCATCCAGACCCATTGTTTCCGTCTCTTCGTCAACGCGTGCACCGCCGGTGATCGCAGAGGAGATCAGGTAGACAATGACCGTACCGACCAGGGTCCACAGACCAACGATCAGGACAGACTCGAACTGGACGAAGAGCTGACCCATACGGTCGCCGCTTGCTTTGAGCGGACCGTCCCAGAGGAGGTCCTGGTCATTGAGCGCGAAGATACCCGTAGCGATCGCACCCCACAGACCGGCGAGGAAGTGGATACCGAATGCATCGAGGCTGTCGTCGTAGCCCAGTTTCTTTTTCAGGATAGCAACACCGAAGAAGCCGATGAGTGCACCGACGATACCGACGATGAAGGCACCGCCGACGCCGACGAAGCCGGCTGCCGGAGTGATCGCGACGAGACCGGCAACGATACCGGAAGCGATACCGAGCAGGGTCGGTTTCTTGAACATGAACCACTCGATCAGCATCCAGGTGACACCCGCAGCTGCCGTAGCGATCGTTGTTGTCAGAACCGCGAGACCTGCAACGGCGTTTGCACCGAATGCGGAACCGCCGTTGAAGCCGTACCAGCCGAACCACAGCAGGGCTGCACCGGCAGCAGTGAGGATAATGCTCACCGGTTTGATCGGAGATTTCGGGTAACCTGCACGTTTACCGAGCATGATCGCCAGGACCAGACCGGCCAGACCGCCGTTCATGTGGACAACCGTACCGCCGGCGAAGTCAAGTGCACCCTCATCGAAGAGGTAGGCACCGTCGCCGCCCCATACCATGTGCGTAATCGGTGCGTAAACCACCAGGCCCCAGAGGACAACGAAGAGCATCCATGTGGAGAACTTCATACGCTCGATCGCGGAACCGGATGCGATGGCAACGGTGATCGCTGCGAACGTACCCTGGAAGGCGATGAAGACGAAGGTCGGGTAGGAACCGGACAGGTCAGACCAGTTGATACCGGAAAGGAAGACGTTGCCGAAGCCGCCGAACACGTTCTGCAGTGCTGCGCTCTCGCTCGCACCGAAGGCGATGGAGTAGCCTGCAATGACCCAGACCACGAAGGCAACAACAAAGGCACCCATCACCATTGCATAGGTATTAAGGACGTTCTTTGTACGTGTCATCCCGGCGTAAAAGAGCGCCAGGCCTGCCGGCGTCATCAGCAGTACGAATGCGGTTGACACCATCATCCAGGCCGTATCACCTGTATCGAGCGTTGGAGCATCCTCTGCCAGCGCAAGCGTCGGCAGAAGCATCATCATGGACAAAAGCCACTTCTTCATTGGTTAATCCTTTTTTCGCAGCCTTGACTGCGGAAGTTTCATGAAAATAGTATACAA is from Sulfurimonas sp. HSL-1656 and encodes:
- a CDS encoding ammonium transporter gives rise to the protein MKKWLLSMMMLLPTLALAEDAPTLDTGDTAWMMVSTAFVLLMTPAGLALFYAGMTRTKNVLNTYAMVMGAFVVAFVVWVIAGYSIAFGASESAALQNVFGGFGNVFLSGINWSDLSGSYPTFVFIAFQGTFAAITVAIASGSAIERMKFSTWMLFVVLWGLVVYAPITHMVWGGDGAYLFDEGALDFAGGTVVHMNGGLAGLVLAIMLGKRAGYPKSPIKPVSIILTAAGAALLWFGWYGFNGGSAFGANAVAGLAVLTTTIATAAAGVTWMLIEWFMFKKPTLLGIASGIVAGLVAITPAAGFVGVGGAFIVGIVGALIGFFGVAILKKKLGYDDSLDAFGIHFLAGLWGAIATGIFALNDQDLLWDGPLKASGDRMGQLFVQFESVLIVGLWTLVGTVIVYLISSAITGGARVDEETETMGLDESIHGERGFNL